The following nucleotide sequence is from Austwickia chelonae.
CCATGACCGACGGTGACAGGGAATGCTCTCCCCGCGCGACCGAATGGACTGACTGGACGATGGTGTGTGGCGGGGTGTGTTTCAGCAGGAAACCGGAAGCTCCGGCGGCCAGTGCGCTCAGGACCATGTCGTCGGCGTCGAAGGTGGTCAGCACGATGACCTTCGGTGGATGTGGGTCTTCCAAGAGCGTCCGGGTAGCGGTGAGCCCGTCCATTCTGGGCATGCGGACGTCCATGAGGACGATGTCGGGGCGGAGCCGTCGGGCCTCGGAGACCCCGGTCACGCCGTCGTCTGCTTCCCCGATGATGTCCAGGCCGGGCGAGCCACCGAGGATGAGACGCAAGCCGGCCCGGACGAGATGGTCGTCGTCGACGAGGAGCAGCCGTACTGGTGTCGGCGTTGCGTGCGGATCGTCG
It contains:
- a CDS encoding response regulator yields the protein MISPSPRPHHHDPGPSSSVDDPHATPTPVRLLLVDDDHLVRAGLRLILGGSPGLDIIGEADDGVTGVSEARRLRPDIVLMDVRMPRMDGLTATRTLLEDPHPPKVIVLTTFDADDMVLSALAAGASGFLLKHTPPHTIVQSVHSVARGEHSLSPSVMAQVIAAATRSSQNGPADDRAEQAATALRSLTSRERDVALAIGRGASNAEIAQELYLSIATVKGHVARLFEKLQVDNRVQIAIRVHDAGLL